The Achromobacter deleyi genome has a window encoding:
- a CDS encoding YggT family protein — protein sequence MLGEIFRFLLEIVFTLFGAALIARAWMHAIRLHPFNPLARAIYQATNWLVMPLRKIIPAGNKIDWTSLVAAWLAALIYLVLVWLVAIGALIPAALLPAAMGSALIMTAKWALNLVVWLTLIQAVLSWVNPMAPMMPLLQSLTAPMLDPIRRILPRTTIDFSPLVLLIVAQVLLMVLARLSYGMMGV from the coding sequence ATGCTCGGTGAAATCTTCCGCTTCCTTCTCGAAATCGTGTTCACGCTGTTCGGCGCGGCGCTGATTGCCCGCGCCTGGATGCACGCGATACGGCTGCACCCCTTCAACCCGCTGGCGCGCGCGATCTATCAAGCCACCAATTGGCTGGTGATGCCGCTGCGCAAGATCATTCCCGCAGGCAACAAGATCGATTGGACCAGCCTGGTCGCCGCATGGCTGGCCGCCCTGATCTATCTGGTGCTGGTCTGGCTGGTGGCGATCGGCGCGCTGATTCCGGCCGCGCTCCTGCCCGCCGCAATGGGATCGGCACTGATCATGACCGCCAAATGGGCGCTGAACCTGGTGGTGTGGCTGACGCTGATCCAGGCGGTGCTGTCCTGGGTCAACCCCATGGCGCCCATGATGCCGCTGCTGCAATCGCTGACCGCGCCGATGCTCGACCCCATCCGCCGCATCCTTCCGCGCACGACGATCGACTTCTCGCCGCTGGTGCTGCTGATCGTGGCCCAGGTTCTCCTGATGGTCCTGGCCCGCCTGAGCTACGGCATGATGGGCGTGTAA
- a CDS encoding MBOAT family O-acyltransferase, with protein sequence MELFASLSFFGGALCGGLGLLAYRSFGMPLHIGYRHIIGVICLGVWMAVFWARPYQPIALLAISGSALWAMRRNYIPTWLAVIITMAPLLLVKTGVSHLGAMLGLSFATFRAIDVLLFAPRNERVSPLDYFIYLFFPLTLLAGPMYRWRAFQADLKRGYEGVNLNTWLTGLELIMLGVIQKFGLAELIWRYGLATLDAHDYSFTGVALNASLYSAYLFFDFAGYSTMAIGIGMLFGFTLPINFRNPLATLNPQDFWRRWHISLSEWLRDVVFMPIYKALSKTKFFGRHRMAAQNIGIFATLLAMGVWNGLSLHYIVSGLMFGMYSVGHNLLINAARTRPALQAALAKPVMRFLGRVFTLILAALALYVFSGRSPI encoded by the coding sequence ATGGAATTGTTCGCAAGCTTGAGCTTTTTCGGCGGCGCCCTGTGCGGCGGCCTGGGCCTGTTGGCATACCGTTCCTTCGGCATGCCGCTGCATATCGGTTATCGGCACATCATCGGCGTGATCTGCCTGGGCGTCTGGATGGCGGTTTTCTGGGCGCGCCCCTATCAGCCGATCGCGCTGCTGGCCATTTCGGGCAGCGCACTGTGGGCAATGCGCCGCAACTACATCCCCACCTGGCTGGCCGTGATCATCACGATGGCGCCGCTCCTGCTGGTGAAGACGGGCGTGTCCCATCTGGGCGCCATGCTGGGCCTGTCGTTCGCGACCTTCCGCGCCATCGACGTGCTGCTGTTCGCGCCACGCAACGAACGCGTGTCGCCGCTGGACTACTTCATCTACCTGTTTTTCCCGCTGACGCTGCTGGCCGGCCCGATGTACCGCTGGCGCGCGTTCCAGGCGGACCTGAAGCGGGGCTATGAAGGCGTCAACCTGAATACCTGGCTGACCGGCCTGGAACTCATCATGCTGGGCGTGATCCAGAAGTTCGGCCTGGCCGAGCTGATCTGGCGCTATGGCCTGGCGACGCTGGACGCGCACGACTATTCGTTCACGGGCGTGGCGCTGAACGCCTCGCTCTACAGCGCCTATCTGTTCTTCGACTTCGCCGGCTATTCCACGATGGCGATAGGCATCGGCATGCTGTTCGGTTTCACCCTGCCGATCAACTTCCGCAATCCCCTGGCCACGCTGAATCCGCAGGACTTCTGGCGCCGTTGGCACATCAGCCTGTCGGAATGGCTGCGCGACGTGGTGTTCATGCCCATCTACAAGGCATTGAGCAAGACCAAGTTCTTCGGGCGCCACCGCATGGCTGCGCAGAACATCGGCATCTTCGCGACCTTGCTGGCCATGGGCGTCTGGAACGGCCTGTCGCTGCACTATATCGTCAGCGGCCTGATGTTCGGCATGTACTCGGTGGGCCACAACCTGCTGATCAATGCCGCGCGGACCCGGCCGGCCCTGCAGGCGGCCCTGGCCAAGCCCGTCATGCGCTTTCTCGGGCGCGTGTTCACCTTGATTCTGGCTGCGCTGGCGCTTTACGTGTTCAGCGGCCGCAGCCCCATCTGA
- a CDS encoding D-alanine--poly(phosphoribitol) ligase, which translates to MRFDLKSFQFVDSELAPDALAIAAADRTLSWAQLRAEAGAWADEARKHGVAPDVPVAIYGHKEASFFVAMVGALLIGAPFVPVDTIYPPERLRRIVEIVRAAAVYDAAAGSFTPGEGATLVERGLAYVMFTSGSTGDPKGVQIGRESVGLLGDWMLGSFGLGEAPVFMNQAPFSFDLSMYEVFATLASGGSCVLNAREQIATAGTWMPRLAEHGVTVWVSTPSFAHQQLANRDFSPATLPTLGTFLFCGEPLPAALAKKLRQRFPDAVILNTYGPTEATVATTWIEVTDAVLAAHDPLPVGHAKPDSVLLVDEGEICIVGDHVMRGYLNRADLNEAKLYTYADGRRAFRTGDLGQMEEGGLLFCRGRMDDQIKLNGYRIELAEIDEALHSLPGVEGSACAVLRRPDGTAVRLIGFVAGLGAAGQEAALLAPDALAGWKERLAQRLPPYMVPSELVACPALPMSNNHKIDRKKLIDIYTAIPV; encoded by the coding sequence ATGCGTTTCGACCTGAAGTCCTTCCAGTTCGTGGATTCCGAGCTCGCTCCCGACGCGCTCGCCATCGCCGCCGCCGACCGCACGCTGAGCTGGGCGCAATTGCGCGCCGAAGCCGGCGCCTGGGCGGACGAGGCGCGCAAGCATGGCGTCGCGCCGGATGTGCCCGTGGCCATCTATGGCCACAAGGAAGCCTCTTTCTTCGTGGCCATGGTCGGCGCCTTGCTGATCGGCGCGCCGTTCGTGCCGGTGGACACCATTTATCCCCCCGAGCGTCTGCGCCGCATCGTCGAGATCGTCCGCGCGGCCGCCGTCTATGACGCCGCCGCGGGCAGCTTCACGCCGGGCGAAGGCGCCACGCTGGTCGAGCGCGGCCTGGCTTACGTCATGTTCACCTCCGGCAGCACCGGCGATCCGAAGGGCGTGCAGATCGGTCGCGAGAGCGTCGGCCTGCTGGGAGACTGGATGCTGGGCAGCTTCGGACTGGGCGAGGCGCCCGTGTTCATGAACCAGGCGCCGTTCAGCTTCGACTTGTCCATGTACGAGGTGTTCGCCACGCTGGCGTCTGGCGGCAGCTGCGTGCTCAACGCGCGCGAGCAGATCGCGACGGCGGGCACCTGGATGCCCCGGCTGGCCGAGCATGGCGTCACGGTGTGGGTCTCTACGCCGTCGTTCGCGCACCAGCAACTGGCCAATCGCGACTTTTCGCCCGCCACGCTGCCGACGCTGGGCACCTTCCTTTTCTGTGGCGAGCCCCTGCCCGCGGCACTGGCCAAGAAGCTGCGCCAGCGCTTCCCCGACGCGGTCATCCTGAATACCTACGGCCCGACCGAGGCCACCGTGGCCACCACCTGGATCGAGGTCACCGACGCCGTGCTGGCGGCGCATGATCCGCTGCCCGTGGGGCACGCCAAGCCGGACAGTGTGCTGCTGGTGGATGAGGGCGAAATCTGTATCGTGGGCGACCACGTCATGCGCGGCTATCTGAACCGCGCGGACCTGAACGAGGCCAAGCTCTACACCTATGCCGACGGACGCCGCGCATTCCGCACGGGCGATCTGGGGCAAATGGAGGAGGGCGGCCTGCTGTTCTGCCGTGGCCGGATGGATGACCAGATCAAGCTGAACGGCTACCGCATCGAGCTCGCCGAGATCGACGAGGCCTTGCATAGCCTGCCGGGAGTGGAAGGCAGCGCCTGCGCGGTGCTGCGCCGGCCCGATGGCACGGCGGTGCGCTTGATCGGCTTCGTGGCAGGCCTTGGCGCGGCGGGCCAGGAGGCCGCCTTGCTGGCGCCGGATGCACTGGCGGGGTGGAAAGAGCGGCTGGCCCAACGCCTGCCGCCCTACATGGTGCCGTCCGAACTGGTCGCCTGCCCGGCGCTGCCCATGTCGAACAATCACAAGATCGATCGCAAGAAGCTGATCGATATCTATACCGCGATTCCGGTATAA
- a CDS encoding ribonucleotide-diphosphate reductase subunit beta, translated as MINWEDDTIATQPAQSPAPAAGGQAAPEVRAATGVFGDTAMPTPAAPEHAAGLAASGSATSQRVKVADKRIINGQTDVNQLVPFKYKWAWEKYLATCANHWMPQEINMSRDIALWKNPNGLTEDERRIVKRNLGFFVTADSLAANNIVLGTYRHITAPECRQFLLRQAFEEAIHTHAYQYIVESLDLDEAEIFNAYNEVPSIRAKDEFLIPFIDAIADPNFKTGTPEADQTLLKSLIVFACLMEGLFFYVGFTQILALGRQNKMTGAAEQYMYILRDESMHCNFGIDLINTVKLENPHLWTPEFREEIRELFRKAVELEYAYAEDTMPRGVLGLNAPMFKSYLRFIANRRCQQIGIEPLYPQEENPFPWMAEMIDLKKERNFFETRVIEYQTGGTLSWE; from the coding sequence ATGATTAATTGGGAAGACGACACCATCGCAACGCAACCTGCACAATCCCCCGCACCCGCGGCGGGTGGGCAGGCTGCGCCCGAAGTCCGGGCGGCGACGGGTGTATTCGGCGACACCGCCATGCCCACGCCCGCCGCGCCTGAACACGCGGCAGGCCTGGCCGCCAGCGGCTCGGCAACCTCGCAGCGCGTCAAGGTTGCCGACAAGCGCATCATCAACGGCCAGACGGACGTCAACCAGCTTGTGCCCTTCAAGTACAAGTGGGCTTGGGAAAAGTACCTGGCGACTTGCGCCAACCACTGGATGCCGCAAGAAATCAACATGTCGCGCGACATCGCCCTCTGGAAGAACCCGAACGGGCTCACCGAGGACGAACGCCGCATCGTCAAGCGCAACCTGGGTTTCTTCGTCACGGCCGACTCGCTGGCCGCGAACAACATCGTGCTGGGCACCTACCGCCACATCACGGCGCCTGAATGCCGCCAGTTCCTGCTGCGCCAGGCATTCGAAGAAGCCATCCACACGCACGCCTATCAATACATCGTCGAAAGCCTGGACCTGGACGAAGCGGAGATCTTCAACGCTTACAACGAAGTTCCGTCCATCCGCGCCAAGGACGAGTTCCTGATCCCGTTCATCGACGCGATCGCGGACCCCAACTTCAAGACGGGCACGCCCGAAGCCGACCAGACGCTGCTGAAGTCCCTGATCGTCTTCGCATGCCTCATGGAAGGCCTGTTCTTCTACGTTGGCTTCACGCAGATCCTGGCGCTTGGTCGCCAGAACAAGATGACCGGCGCCGCCGAACAGTACATGTACATCCTTCGCGATGAATCCATGCACTGCAACTTCGGCATCGATCTGATCAACACCGTCAAACTGGAAAATCCGCATCTGTGGACGCCGGAATTTCGCGAAGAAATTCGAGAACTCTTCCGCAAAGCGGTCGAACTCGAATACGCTTACGCCGAAGACACGATGCCGCGCGGCGTGTTGGGCTTGAACGCACCTATGTTCAAATCCTACCTGCGCTTCATCGCCAACCGTCGTTGCCAGCAAATCGGTATCGAACCTCTGTACCCGCAGGAAGAGAATCCCTTCCCGTGGATGGCGGAAATGATCGACCTTAAAAAGGAACGCAACTTTTTTGAAACTCGCGTGATCGAATACCAAACCGGTGGCACGCTGAGCTGGGAGTAA
- a CDS encoding histone H1-like DNA-binding protein codes for MATAKKAVKKAAVKKPAAAKKAVAKKAAPAKKAAVKKVAVKKVAAAKKPAVKKVAAKKPAAKKVVAKKAVAKKAVAKKAVAKKVVAKKAVAKKAVAKKAVAKKVVAKKAVAKKAVAKKAVAKKAVAKKAVAKKAVAKKAPAAKKAVAKKAPAAKKAVAKKAVAKKAPAAKKAPAAKPAAAAKPAAAAKKPAAAKKPAAKKAAPKKPATPPTTAAAPGAKTALNPAASWPFPTGGRP; via the coding sequence ATGGCAACAGCCAAGAAAGCCGTAAAGAAAGCAGCGGTGAAGAAGCCCGCCGCCGCCAAGAAGGCAGTAGCGAAGAAGGCCGCACCGGCCAAGAAAGCTGCCGTCAAGAAGGTAGCAGTCAAGAAAGTCGCCGCCGCCAAGAAGCCGGCAGTGAAGAAGGTTGCCGCCAAGAAGCCGGCAGCCAAGAAGGTCGTCGCCAAGAAAGCGGTAGCCAAGAAGGCCGTCGCCAAGAAGGCAGTAGCCAAGAAGGTCGTCGCCAAGAAGGCGGTTGCCAAGAAGGCTGTCGCCAAGAAGGCAGTAGCCAAGAAGGTCGTCGCCAAGAAGGCGGTTGCCAAGAAGGCCGTTGCCAAGAAGGCCGTTGCCAAGAAAGCGGTAGCCAAGAAGGCCGTCGCCAAGAAGGCGGTTGCCAAGAAGGCTCCGGCCGCCAAGAAGGCCGTTGCCAAGAAGGCGCCTGCCGCCAAGAAAGCGGTTGCCAAGAAAGCTGTAGCCAAGAAGGCTCCGGCTGCCAAGAAGGCTCCCGCCGCCAAGCCGGCTGCTGCTGCCAAGCCGGCCGCTGCCGCCAAGAAGCCTGCTGCTGCAAAGAAGCCTGCTGCGAAGAAAGCCGCTCCGAAGAAGCCCGCAACGCCGCCGACCACGGCAGCTGCTCCGGGCGCGAAGACCGCGCTGAACCCCGCTGCGTCGTGGCCCTTCCCGACGGGTGGCCGTCCTTAA